CAAAATTGGATTCAAACACTATTCTCGGTGAATCTTAGCTTACCATCCCCAGTAAGAGTAAAACTGTTTAGGCCTTTAGCTTAATACGACTAGAGCTAAGCCAGGGAACCCATTTTACGAAAACATGGCAAGTCTAATGTGAATTGTGAAATCCATTATACATGTCTGACCCGTATCTGTCCACACAATAGCTCTTACTGTGTAGTCACCAGAAGCCAACTACATATAGGAGCATAAACTATGCCATCATCCAATATTAGGATGGACCAATCCAAAATGCACCAGATATGAGATATCTAATTAACAGTTCCTTAAATAAGCTAATCACTCTTTCATTTAATGTGATTCTCCAAATATCATTTAAAAAGGAGGAACACATTCAAGGTATTTAAGATTGTAACAACCATCTGATTAAACTATATAAGTATAAGGCCCATCAGTTTATTCAGGTTTACCAACAAACTTCTATTATTATGGGTGGAAATAATTCTCAAAAAAATATTTCCCAAAAGAAACTGTGTCCAATGGCATGAATAAAACTTTCATTGATACAAGGACCTAGCAAAAATCATTTCATCAAGCTGCAATAGGAACAAGTACTTACAGCTGAACTGCATTTCAAAATGGCAAAGTTTGAATGATTTGAACCTGTGATCTAATGGCAGTGATTGTTGGAGAGCAAGCAATGCTATTCAATAAACCAGTCATGGTGCATCTCCTCTTGTGACGCCTTACATCATCAATGATAATCCCTCAAAATATAACTAAACTCACCGATCTAACAGAACCCAGTTCGTGCAAAATAGATCATCTTATTATCATAATCAGTACCAGTCGAACACAATGCAGGTTGATACCCACATGACTGCATTGAATATTGACCAGAAACACAGAGAAATGACGCAATCCCCCAGTTTATCACTATCCATTAGAGAATGCAAATATCAACGTGTGATCGGTGGTCAGGGTATATAAACCAAGTTTGCAAGCGCAACTTTGGAGGACGGCGAGAGCCTGTATCTAACCTCTGTAGCCATAGACGGTGGCGCCGGAGACGAAGGCGCCGATGGCCCCGTTGACGAAGTCGCGCTTCTTGCGCTGGCTCTGCACAATCTGCTCCACGCCGATGTAGAGCCCTCCGACGGCGGCGAAAGTGACCCCGTAGCTGCCGCACATCTTGAGCGTCCGGACGAGGCCCGGGAGCGCGACGTGGCGCTCCACCCGGGGCACGTCGTACCAGGTGGCGACGATGGTGCCCCAGATGGTGCCCGCGGCCAGACCCGTCACGGCGCCCTTCACCGTCTTCGTCGCTGGCGAGTCATCCTCCATCGCGCCCTTTCCCACTTCCTGCGAGAGCAACATGAAAAAATTAACGCCCGCTCGAGCTCGCGAGCCGAGGAACCCTAGCGCGAGATCGAGATCTGGCAGAAGGAGAGCGCGGTCTGCTCGATTTGATCGGAGGCCCGAGCGACGCGAGCTGCGGGCGTCCGGTCTGAGAGGCGCGCGTAGTGGGGAGGGAGGGCTGGGGCTTACCTGCGCAGCGTGTGCCGGCGGCCGCGTgccgaggcggaggaggagaaatGGTTGGGATTTCTCGGGCGGAGGGGAGGAGGAGTTGGGGGGTGGAAACGGGAGAGGGGATCGCGTCGTGGGACGGTGGGAGTGCGGGTGAGAGAGAGTGAGACGGGCGCAGTGGCCGCCTCGGATCGGCGATGCTCGCTCGACCGCGCCGTTCGCGTCAGGGTTTGGGCCCGGTCGCTAGGCCCACCATTTCACCACACCTCTCATGGGCTTCCAAATCCCTGCTTGGATAAAAATTAATTAATCTCCGGTTCCAAAATTCGAATTTAAACTAAGTACGGAGACTATCTCGAGAAATGCCTCCTGTCTGGACTgttttttttttcgagaaaactttcaatctattcatcttctatcacagcagtacaacgaacactagaaataataaaaattacatccagatccgtagaccacttagcgacgactacaatcactgaaacgagccgaaggcgcgccgccgtcatcaccccttcctcgccggagtcgggcacaacttgttgtagtagacagtcgggaagtcgtcgtgctaaggccccgtaggaccagcgcaccagaacagcaaccgccgctgatgaagaataacgtagatcgaaaggatccaacctgaagacacacgaacatagacgaaccacaaccagatccgagcaaatccaccgaggatagatccgcgggagacacacctccacacgcccaccaacgatgctagacgcaccaccggaacggggactaggcggggagacctttattccatcttcagggagccgccaccgtatcgtcttcctgagtaggacacaaaccctaacaaattttgaaggaacgactaacaacggagccctcccgccggccttTGCCAGGATCCACCAcaccccatggccctagggccaccggagacgaggcggacctgcggcggagccggcgagaggcacgaaccctagcttttcttggaggaggaggcggcggctagaaaGAGGCTTGACCTCCTGTCTGGACTGCTGAACTCATGGGCAACCAAGATGGACGGTACTCacacaatgtaacacatagagttcATTCTTTCGTAATCTTGCCAATGTGACCAACATACTTGATATAGATTAAATTGAAATTTTTCTTTAATTATATAAAGATGGGGCCTGGTCCGTATGGTTCGTTACATCTATAGATTGTATATATGACCTATCTGAATCTAGATCAAACAGCTTTGTTACAAATTACTTTCTCGGCAAATTGTGGAGCGACAAGTGGGCCCTCAAGTCTGATCAGTTGGTCCCAATTTGGGCACAATCTCATATTGAAAATTAACTTGATGGTGCAATAAAGATGAGCCTTCAAACTTCCATTCTCATATTGAGGCACGATTTGAGGAGCAATTGAACAAAGTTCTGTAGAGCATATGATGCAGTTGACCATCTCCCTTTAGTAGCATATGGAACAAGCATCACACATAAGATTCCTCTATGTTCTATAGCACACATTGTCTTCTTATGACGTAGAGCGGGAACCATATACTTTTGCATCTTGCTTCCAAAGCCAGTCTTTCGCTTGGAAGAAATTTATTTGGTTGTAATGGTGGGACAACAAGAGTTCCTGGGGTGACTGTATCATCCTCTCCCCCCTTCAAGCAAAACCATCCTCGGTTTCGAGGCACTCTTTGAAATGTCCTTGTGTACAAACACATGATCAATCTTAAAAGCATTGTTATCCATGGTTGCAGCATGCTTTTGATGCCAACATCTCAGAACACATAAGTTTTGGACCTCCCCTCATGTATAGCATTGCGATCGTATTGCCACAGACGGCCCAATAGCAACCGACACACATCCATTGGCACAACATCACAAATCACCTCAACTTAATGTGTGCCAATATTGAACTTTACGCATACCTTGTGAGTCACCTTCGGACGTCTGGGGttcgggagggggggaggggggaagagGGGACACATCATCCTCGAGGTCCACAAAAGGAATTCCCTGTGATGTTGCTTCCCTCTTGTACTGTCTCCTTCGTAGGTCCGTCCGGTCGACATTCTCTGGCTTACAGGCCGGAGCCAAGGACGGGAGACCCACGGATGAGGCCAAGGCAACATCTAAGGTGGCGGTTGGGGACGATGTGGACGACATCTAGGCCGACGGATGGTGGCTGGCGACGCGAATGGGGGAGAAGGGATGACGACGACTCAAATGTGGGAAATAGTGGACGGACGCAAGAGGAGGACGGTGGGTTTGGTGGACTAGGTCCTTTCAGTGCAATTTACGGTGGGTCCGACCAGTGTGGTATGACATGGAAGATGGGCCTAGGCCTCCGCATACCCACTCCAGATTTGGGCTACATGTGAGGGGTGACGGTCAGCACGGACGTTTGAGGCCGGTATGAGGTGTCGGTTTGGGTCAGTTCTTTTGACCGATCAATGATCGGGCTGCCTGGGCATAATGGTGGTATGGGGCACCCGAgtgtagatgctctaacatgggATCATGTGGGCATGCAGTGCGAGCCAAATTTTGGTGCGTTCACCACTAGTAGTAGACCACCGTTGATCACTAGGTGGCCATTTTAGTTCATATTCAAACCATTGTAAAAATGATCGAAATTACTTGAATGTTTTGCGCTCATAAATTGAAGCATAGTGCATTCAAACTACTTGGATTTCATTCAAATATTATGAAATTTATAGGGATTTAACCAAAATTTAAACTTAAACCTAAACTAATCTTAGTCGGATGAGGAGGAGGGCATGATGATGATGTCAGACCTCGGCCACCAAAATGCGCGGGACAACTTGGTTCCGGCAGGTCCTCCCGATTGTCAGGGTGGTGCGTGTATGAAGATCGAGTCAACGTCGAATCATAGATTGCGCGAACGTAGACCGACATGTCCCCTGGGTCATAGGGCTCTCGCTCGATGCATTAGTACGTCATCACATTATCTTGTGGCTCAAGCTTGACAAAAGCATCACCCCACTTCGGTGGAGCATAGGCGGAGTCCCATTTGTGGCTTAGGCTTGGGGAGGCGGACACCACCTCTCGACGGGGAGCACGGCTCCATGTTGATGTGAATGCCCTACGTCGGTAGCGCTAGTAGTGGCGTGGTACACCAAGGTGGCCCCTCAAACCTCCTGGCCTTCCGGCCATAGGCAGCCACCACTGACTTGACAATTTGCCACGACATGCTCCAGAAGCTGCATCGCATGACGGCATTGAAGCGGTCCGGTAGTGTCTACCCTTGTGGTGTTGAAGCCGACGTTCGTGCTCCTCACATAGTATGTCTTGTCATGGGTGATTGTAGGAGGTGAACATTGGTTCGGCCCTTCTCCACCATCAAGCACCCCCGATGGTGGTCGATGTATTCCCTGAGGGTGGTGcacgatgttggaaatatgccctagaggcaataatatttgtattattatatttccatattcataattaaagagtttatattctatgttataactgctatgatcttGGTATATGTGATtcaatggaaaactcatatgcacgtgtggaatgacaAATAGTAAAATAAAAGGTTcttagtctcgcctctaagactagctcaagtgttgttggtgatcacgttttccggatcttaggatatcgttaagggTAACAACGATCCTAAAACAATgttgagattatgacgttggaagaacgatcatattgaatcgacccaatcttgtttgttatgGATTGAGTTAATATCGTTTGTATTAAATtgtaataacacggagtgttaacatgtgatatttctccttagaccatgagagtatcatggtcacttcttatcgtacggtgggctttggggttgctcagaCGTCACctgtaacatggtgatcataaagacaacttacaggttcatcggaaagtttctCAAGTGGCCAGATAGCTCGAGAGTAGGATTTGCTCCTCTggtgatggagagatattcttagggccctcttagTGTGACGGCATCAATCATCGTCTAGCCAGACACATGTGACTTCGTCATGGTGATGCCAGAACACAATAACgaaaagaagaacaaaatcggTAACTAGGGTTTCGGTATAACGAGCATAGTAATGACtcgggaggataccgatgcatcccaTGTTTTGTGAAGTGTCgtaaagcaaagggaacatcacgtgataaccaaaggttcacttgaatatCATTTGTGTGCTCATAGGGACTGTTATGGATGTCCATGGTCCCATTGCCGGTCATTGATCGAACGAGCGGTTTCGTTCATGTTTATGGGTTACCAAACCTATGAGGTCACTGACGTAAGGCAATCACGATctgttgagtgttagtaggataggagtaatgagaatatatttgtggaattgtttcatgaaTATTCAGAATGGTTCCGAGAGGATCCAAAAGCGTtttggggtcaccggaagggtttcggagagtatcgggtaataccgggtattaccgataaattatatataggtggaagatgTTTTCGGACATGTATATATATAATGTTCTAGAGGTATTtaaaacattttatatttaatttaaatatcattgggcttaaaaggccaagaggtggaaggcaacttgggccacaagggcccaagtaaggaaggcgccccctttccttatgGGAGGGGGCGAATTGGA
Above is a window of Triticum aestivum cultivar Chinese Spring chromosome 6B, IWGSC CS RefSeq v2.1, whole genome shotgun sequence DNA encoding:
- the LOC123138004 gene encoding outer envelope pore protein 16-3, chloroplastic/mitochondrial, with amino-acid sequence MEDDSPATKTVKGAVTGLAAGTIWGTIVATWYDVPRVERHVALPGLVRTLKMCGSYGVTFAAVGGLYIGVEQIVQSQRKKRDFVNGAIGAFVSGATVYGYRGKSIKSALIGGSSLAFTSAILDVGGNTTRVDNGKAYHAYTTEKKPEPVH